Proteins encoded together in one Candidatus Neomarinimicrobiota bacterium window:
- a CDS encoding VRR-NUC domain-containing protein has translation MAKIPDDIEVRKIGLERKVNPEKGWSEWWAGTQFYPDVEDAVLAYYVANGNFSGIRTTYRIWKEAFRGIGTNRKSSSNQLITVLRSLDSGATDALKSLIKSTDRKGAPDLLLSKDGEVYFAEVKVSDSLSTQQLAWLKGMISTGLNVFIVRVKPDYVGVQVTKDDYIIGEFEKEMWDYISSADNPEMRNAFAYAKRSLTNFDGYDINSALEFESRIHKLYTTERLEETFNRLSKKRED, from the coding sequence ATGGCGAAGATCCCGGATGATATTGAAGTCCGAAAGATCGGGTTGGAGCGAAAAGTAAACCCTGAGAAAGGCTGGTCTGAATGGTGGGCAGGAACTCAGTTTTATCCTGATGTGGAGGACGCCGTTTTGGCTTATTATGTCGCGAACGGGAATTTCAGCGGAATCCGTACAACCTATCGAATTTGGAAGGAAGCGTTTCGCGGGATAGGCACGAACCGGAAATCTTCGTCGAATCAACTTATCACTGTTTTGCGGTCGTTGGACAGCGGAGCGACAGACGCATTAAAAAGCCTGATAAAATCTACCGACAGAAAAGGCGCACCCGATTTGCTGCTTTCCAAAGATGGCGAGGTTTACTTCGCGGAAGTAAAAGTGTCCGATTCCCTGTCAACACAGCAGTTGGCATGGCTGAAAGGTATGATTAGTACGGGTCTGAACGTTTTTATCGTGCGGGTGAAACCCGATTATGTCGGCGTTCAGGTCACGAAGGATGACTATATTATCGGAGAGTTCGAGAAAGAGATGTGGGATTATATCAGCAGCGCTGACAATCCTGAAATGCGTAACGCATTCGCTTACGCCAAGCGGTCGCTGACGAATTTTGACGGCTACGACATTAATTCGGCATTGGAATTCGAGTCCCGCATTCATAAACTATACACCACCGAACGACTGGAAGAAACTTTTAACAGACTCAGCAAAAAAAGAGAGGATTGA
- the sucD gene encoding succinate--CoA ligase subunit alpha translates to MSILADRNTRLIVQGITGGEGSFHTRQMVEYGTNVVAGVTPGKGGENLDGIAVFDTVADAVKEKEANASVIFVPPPFAADAIMEAAAAGVELIICITEGIPTLDMINVHEYLKNRNSRLVGPNCPGLITPGEAKIGIMPGFIATEGKVGVISRSGTLTYEAVDQLTKLGLGQSTCIGIGGDPIIGSSFKDLLILFEADEETNAVVMIGEIGGTAEEEAAEYVKENMSKPVIGFIAGRTAPPGKRMGHAGAIIAGGKGTAVEKMEALRNAGIHVCESPAEIGETTVKALG, encoded by the coding sequence ATGAGCATCTTAGCGGACAGAAATACGCGGTTGATCGTGCAGGGCATAACGGGCGGAGAGGGTTCATTTCATACTCGTCAGATGGTGGAATACGGAACGAATGTAGTCGCGGGAGTCACGCCCGGCAAAGGTGGAGAGAATCTCGACGGTATCGCAGTCTTTGATACGGTTGCGGACGCTGTGAAGGAAAAGGAAGCGAACGCATCGGTCATTTTCGTGCCGCCGCCGTTCGCTGCCGACGCCATAATGGAAGCTGCCGCCGCTGGAGTGGAGCTCATCATCTGCATCACCGAGGGAATCCCCACGCTTGATATGATAAATGTCCATGAATATCTGAAAAACCGGAATTCACGCCTTGTAGGACCAAACTGCCCCGGCTTGATTACTCCGGGCGAAGCGAAGATCGGTATTATGCCGGGCTTCATCGCCACCGAAGGAAAAGTCGGCGTCATCAGCCGAAGCGGAACGCTCACTTACGAAGCGGTTGACCAGCTGACGAAATTAGGTCTGGGTCAGTCAACCTGTATCGGCATCGGCGGCGATCCGATAATCGGCTCATCTTTCAAAGACCTGCTAATTCTATTTGAGGCGGATGAAGAAACAAACGCTGTAGTGATGATCGGCGAGATTGGCGGAACGGCGGAGGAAGAAGCCGCTGAATATGTAAAAGAGAATATGTCCAAACCCGTCATAGGATTTATAGCGGGTCGGACGGCTCCTCCCGGCAAACGGATGGGTCATGCCGGCGCTATCATCGCCGGCGGAAAAGGCACCGCTGTTGAGAAGATGGAAGCGCTGCGGAATGCAGGCATCCATGTCTGCGAAAGCCCCGCTGAAATCGGAGAGACTACCGTTAAAGCGCTTGGTTAG
- a CDS encoding CBS domain-containing protein: protein MKIVKELLKNKGSEVWNVSPDTHVFEALEYMAEKNVGALPVIESEKIVGMFSERDYARKVILKGKASKNTLIKEIMSTTIHHVSPEQTIVECMALMTEKRIRHLPVFESDELVGLISIGDVVKAIISEQDFIMGQLENYITGSR, encoded by the coding sequence ATGAAAATTGTCAAAGAACTCTTAAAGAACAAAGGGAGCGAGGTCTGGAACGTTTCGCCCGATACACACGTATTTGAAGCTCTTGAATATATGGCTGAAAAGAATGTGGGGGCTTTGCCTGTGATCGAATCAGAAAAAATAGTGGGGATGTTTTCGGAGAGGGACTACGCCCGAAAAGTTATCCTGAAAGGGAAAGCATCAAAAAATACGCTTATTAAAGAAATTATGAGTACCACGATTCATCATGTAAGCCCGGAACAGACCATAGTAGAGTGTATGGCATTGATGACGGAAAAGCGAATCCGCCACCTGCCTGTATTTGAGAGTGATGAATTGGTGGGCCTGATTTCTATCGGGGATGTGGTCAAGGCGATAATCTCCGAGCAGGATTTCATAATGGGTCAACTCGAGAACTATATCACGGGCAGTCGGTAG
- the sucC gene encoding ADP-forming succinate--CoA ligase subunit beta — MKIHEYQAKAILKDFGVPVPRSGVAETPEEARKIAEELGGGTVVVKAQIHAGGRGKGGGVKLASNAAEAESFAAEILGMNLVTHQTGPEGKQVNIVLIEEGVKIARELYFGIVLDRAASQLTLMASKEGGVEIEKVAAENPDAILKERIDPAVGVQPFQLRKLAFGLGLKGNAFKEATKFFGKLLTAYIAKDASLLEINPLVITEDDKVIALDAKMNFDDNALYRNKEITELRDETEEDPFEVQASKYGLNYIKLDGNIGCMVNGAGLAMATMDIIKLSGAAPANFLDVGGAASVETVQNGFKILMGDPAIKAVLINIFGGIVRCDIVANGVVEAAKNVKINVPLIVRLEGTNAEKGSKILRESDVEINVAKSFLEGARKAAELAKAGG, encoded by the coding sequence ATGAAAATTCATGAATATCAGGCAAAGGCAATATTGAAAGATTTCGGGGTACCTGTGCCTCGGAGCGGAGTAGCGGAAACCCCGGAAGAAGCAAGGAAGATAGCGGAAGAATTGGGGGGAGGCACTGTTGTTGTTAAGGCGCAGATCCACGCCGGCGGAAGGGGAAAAGGCGGCGGAGTTAAACTCGCTTCCAATGCCGCTGAAGCGGAATCATTCGCCGCGGAAATTCTCGGGATGAATCTTGTGACGCATCAGACGGGACCGGAAGGGAAACAGGTAAATATCGTCCTTATAGAAGAGGGAGTGAAGATCGCCCGGGAACTCTATTTCGGAATCGTCCTCGACAGAGCCGCGAGTCAGTTGACGCTGATGGCGAGCAAAGAGGGCGGCGTTGAAATTGAAAAAGTGGCTGCGGAAAATCCCGATGCCATCTTGAAAGAACGGATAGACCCCGCCGTTGGTGTTCAGCCGTTCCAGCTCCGCAAACTTGCGTTCGGACTCGGATTGAAAGGAAACGCATTTAAGGAAGCGACTAAATTCTTCGGAAAGCTGCTGACCGCTTACATCGCGAAGGATGCGTCACTTTTGGAGATAAACCCGCTGGTCATCACTGAAGACGACAAGGTCATCGCTCTCGACGCCAAGATGAACTTCGATGATAACGCTCTATATAGGAATAAAGAAATTACCGAACTTAGAGACGAGACCGAGGAAGACCCGTTTGAAGTTCAGGCGTCCAAATACGGTTTGAATTACATCAAACTCGACGGGAATATCGGCTGTATGGTGAATGGCGCCGGACTCGCTATGGCTACGATGGACATAATTAAACTTTCGGGTGCGGCGCCTGCGAATTTCCTTGACGTCGGCGGCGCGGCAAGCGTGGAAACAGTGCAGAACGGTTTCAAGATTCTTATGGGCGACCCGGCGATAAAAGCCGTCCTCATAAATATTTTCGGTGGAATTGTCCGGTGCGATATTGTGGCAAACGGTGTGGTGGAAGCGGCGAAGAACGTTAAGATAAACGTCCCGCTTATTGTGCGGTTGGAAGGCACCAACGCCGAAAAAGGCTCCAAAATCTTGAGAGAGTCCGATGTTGAGATCAATGTGGCAAAAAGTTTTCTCGAAGGCGCTCGAAAAGCCGCTGAACTCGCCAAGGCAGGAGGTTGA
- a CDS encoding DUF72 domain-containing protein, producing MSLADYNKYIRFGTSTWTYEGWKGTIYNRVYTKSNFKQTCLEEYAEYPLFGTVGIDHTFYGPASDETLKRYASQLPDGFECCSKVWERITIPRYGKNKRYGKLAGEKNPDFLNAELFIDGVLPPFARSFSGHTGPFIFQFQTQYPPKPKNAEDNPAVRLREAFTEKLDAFLGKLPTDFMYSIEVRNRDFLTPEYFAMLSKHKVSHVFNHWTHMPSIGEQHAISGSITDAGHLVARILTPLGTAYKQAVDKFFPYNEVKQPMEKMRRDVADLAREAINLKKKAYAIVNNRAEGNAPGTIEAIDAMIRSDIG from the coding sequence ATGAGCCTTGCCGATTACAATAAGTATATCCGTTTCGGGACATCCACATGGACTTACGAGGGATGGAAAGGGACTATATACAACCGTGTGTACACAAAATCGAACTTCAAGCAGACCTGTTTGGAGGAGTACGCCGAGTATCCGCTGTTCGGAACTGTGGGGATCGACCACACTTTTTACGGGCCGGCGAGTGACGAAACGCTGAAGCGGTACGCGTCGCAGCTGCCTGACGGGTTCGAATGCTGCAGCAAAGTCTGGGAGCGGATAACCATTCCGAGGTATGGAAAGAACAAGCGGTACGGGAAATTAGCGGGAGAGAAGAACCCCGATTTTCTGAATGCGGAGCTTTTTATAGACGGCGTGCTTCCTCCGTTCGCCCGGTCGTTCAGCGGTCACACGGGACCGTTCATATTTCAGTTTCAGACTCAATATCCGCCCAAACCGAAGAATGCTGAGGATAATCCTGCTGTACGACTGAGAGAGGCGTTCACAGAAAAATTAGATGCTTTCTTGGGGAAATTGCCCACTGATTTTATGTATTCGATAGAAGTGCGGAACAGAGACTTTCTCACGCCCGAATATTTCGCAATGCTCTCCAAGCATAAGGTATCGCACGTTTTCAACCATTGGACTCATATGCCGTCTATCGGGGAGCAGCACGCTATATCCGGGTCTATCACGGACGCTGGGCATCTGGTGGCGCGAATTCTCACGCCTTTAGGAACGGCATATAAACAGGCGGTGGACAAATTCTTTCCTTATAATGAGGTGAAACAGCCGATGGAGAAGATGCGGCGGGACGTGGCAGACCTGGCACGCGAGGCGATAAATCTTAAGAAGAAAGCGTATGCCATCGTGAACAACCGCGCCGAGGGGAACGCTCCTGGAACTATCGAGGCAATTGATGCTATGATTCGCAGCGACATCGGTTAA
- a CDS encoding DUF1722 domain-containing protein: MTDLKNIKTKLDVYESWFKERFKIMEYSFEVHDKLIKLIKSDAPEKEIAKTYVKEVKALYAGDPEPLSRRNAAYYIWGHLKNVVSRNEKKRIFSLLEHLEGNGDGLSEIKKEFHLLMNKYDVENLSNSNYFHDMS; this comes from the coding sequence ATGACGGACTTAAAAAACATTAAAACTAAGCTGGATGTATATGAATCATGGTTCAAGGAGCGATTCAAAATAATGGAATACTCTTTTGAGGTTCATGACAAATTAATTAAGCTTATAAAATCTGACGCGCCGGAAAAGGAAATCGCAAAGACATATGTGAAAGAAGTAAAGGCGTTATACGCAGGCGATCCTGAGCCGCTGTCTCGCCGAAACGCAGCTTATTATATATGGGGTCATCTGAAAAACGTAGTTTCCAGGAATGAAAAGAAACGAATTTTCAGTTTACTTGAGCATCTTGAGGGTAATGGAGATGGCCTTAGCGAGATCAAAAAGGAATTTCACCTACTTATGAATAAATATGACGTGGAAAATCTTTCCAATTCAAATTACTTTCATGATATGAGTTAG
- a CDS encoding cyclase family protein — protein sequence MKQLITILMIIGFTTIFGSCSERALFSSGRWIDLTHDFSSETAYWPTADSFKLEEVFKGFTEKGFYYSANNFSAAEHGGTHIDAPVHFAEGKQSVDMIPLSNLIAAAVVVDVSDKTMKNRDYQIVVADFIGWEAQYGIIPDGVIVLLNTGYAAFWSDREKYMGTAERGAGAVSELHFPGLHPQAAKWLVEERKIKAIGLDTPSIDYGQSVLFESHQILFSENIPVFENVSNIHILPATGSFVIALPMKIMGGSGGPLRIVAFVQDKS from the coding sequence ATGAAACAATTAATTACGATACTTATGATTATTGGTTTTACAACTATTTTCGGGAGCTGTTCGGAGCGCGCTCTTTTCTCATCAGGCAGATGGATTGACCTTACCCATGACTTTTCTTCGGAAACCGCTTATTGGCCCACGGCAGATTCGTTCAAGTTGGAGGAAGTTTTTAAGGGATTTACGGAAAAAGGTTTTTACTATTCCGCGAATAACTTCAGCGCGGCTGAACACGGCGGCACGCACATAGATGCGCCTGTTCATTTTGCCGAAGGGAAACAGAGTGTGGATATGATTCCGCTGAGTAATCTGATAGCCGCTGCGGTGGTAGTTGACGTTTCTGACAAGACGATGAAAAACAGGGATTATCAAATAGTTGTGGCTGATTTTATCGGTTGGGAGGCCCAATACGGCATTATTCCTGACGGAGTCATCGTACTGCTGAATACCGGTTATGCGGCGTTCTGGTCTGACAGAGAGAAGTATATGGGAACCGCCGAACGGGGAGCCGGGGCAGTTTCGGAATTACATTTTCCGGGTCTGCATCCGCAAGCGGCGAAATGGCTTGTGGAAGAGAGGAAGATCAAAGCCATCGGGCTTGATACTCCCAGCATAGATTACGGTCAATCAGTATTATTTGAGAGCCACCAAATTCTATTTAGTGAAAATATTCCTGTGTTCGAAAACGTATCCAACATTCACATTTTACCTGCCACCGGCTCTTTCGTGATAGCCCTACCGATGAAAATAATGGGAGGCAGCGGCGGTCCGCTCAGGATAGTAGCATTTGTTCAGGATAAATCCTGA
- a CDS encoding aminopeptidase P family protein yields the protein MTPPLRRDFLKTGGLMLAASGLGIFSNSNNAVSSSKSSAMLSDAPQPINDKDRREREERAKALMLKNNMDAILLTGGSSMEYFTGVKWRRSERTFACVIPREGNTMWVSPGFEADRAEATIGSGANIYIWEEEESPFKLLAGIFKDLKINKGRIGLEETIRYFVSEGLKEAAKDVEFVSANPVVNGCRGIKTAHEIELLRYINNVTHNILQSTFSQMKDGMSQRELATVLSSEYAERGLREWAIVLFGANAAFPHGTDKRELLFPGQMVLVDTGTSFNGYQSDMTRTVIFGEPSKRQLDAWNAVKNAQSAALEKAAPGVKAEDVDKAARKVIEKSGFGKGYSVFTHRVGHGIGMDGHEFPYLVKGNRLRLQQGMTFSNEPGIYIQGELGVRIEDIMHITENGAELLTPQTKSMTEI from the coding sequence ATGACTCCACCTTTGAGAAGAGACTTTTTGAAAACAGGCGGGCTGATGCTGGCAGCTTCCGGATTAGGGATATTCAGCAATTCCAACAATGCGGTTTCCTCGTCTAAATCTTCGGCAATGCTTTCGGACGCTCCGCAACCGATAAATGATAAAGACAGGAGGGAGCGGGAAGAACGGGCTAAAGCGCTGATGTTGAAAAACAATATGGACGCAATTCTCCTCACGGGCGGCTCATCAATGGAATATTTCACAGGCGTAAAATGGCGGCGTTCGGAGCGGACTTTCGCCTGCGTGATTCCGAGAGAAGGGAATACGATGTGGGTCAGTCCGGGGTTTGAAGCGGACAGAGCGGAGGCGACTATCGGCTCGGGGGCTAATATTTATATTTGGGAAGAAGAGGAATCTCCGTTCAAATTATTGGCGGGAATCTTCAAGGATTTGAAGATAAATAAGGGACGAATCGGCTTGGAGGAGACTATCCGGTATTTCGTTTCCGAAGGACTTAAAGAAGCGGCAAAAGACGTTGAATTCGTTTCCGCAAACCCTGTTGTGAACGGTTGTAGAGGCATCAAAACAGCTCATGAGATAGAGCTGTTACGGTATATCAATAATGTAACACATAATATACTTCAATCTACGTTCAGTCAGATGAAAGATGGGATGTCTCAGCGCGAACTCGCCACTGTTTTATCATCGGAATACGCCGAGCGCGGACTTCGGGAATGGGCTATTGTCCTGTTCGGAGCCAACGCCGCTTTTCCTCACGGAACGGACAAAAGGGAGCTGTTGTTTCCGGGTCAGATGGTACTTGTGGACACGGGAACTTCCTTTAACGGCTATCAGTCGGATATGACGCGGACTGTCATTTTCGGCGAGCCTTCCAAGAGGCAGCTGGATGCCTGGAACGCAGTTAAAAACGCGCAATCAGCCGCATTGGAAAAAGCGGCTCCCGGAGTGAAGGCGGAAGATGTGGATAAAGCTGCTCGCAAGGTGATCGAAAAATCGGGATTCGGAAAAGGATATAGCGTCTTCACTCACCGGGTGGGGCATGGCATCGGAATGGACGGTCACGAGTTCCCCTATCTCGTCAAAGGAAACAGACTCCGTTTGCAGCAGGGGATGACGTTCAGCAACGAGCCGGGGATATATATTCAGGGTGAGCTGGGCGTGCGAATCGAGGATATAATGCATATCACAGAAAACGGCGCGGAGCTGCTGACTCCGCAAACTAAATCAATGACGGAAATCTGA
- a CDS encoding oxidoreductase, protein MIQEMEVIVSDVVRETEDSTTLFLFTGQESPEYQAGQFLTVDPHQFPALERWCSYLELLKGKKEPPRAYSMSSAPNEKYVSFTVKEDVYYPGETKYPPLLSPLLTFRTPVGTKMKIKGYTGSYIVDEAVQNGCDHILHLCAGSGIVPNYSIIKDELNNGSDKKHTLIFTNKTWNDIIFRDSLNELAADYPDKFKIIHTITREENSKLESRGVHFGRPDIDLIKSQIDDIDSTVAFVCGPAITGIEKKKAKEAGVEPTPRFVNTMLEYVEKIGIPSDRVKKESW, encoded by the coding sequence ATGATTCAAGAAATGGAGGTAATCGTATCAGACGTTGTTCGGGAGACAGAAGACAGTACGACACTTTTCCTGTTCACAGGACAAGAATCACCCGAATATCAAGCGGGACAATTTCTTACCGTGGACCCTCATCAATTTCCCGCCCTCGAAAGGTGGTGCAGCTATCTGGAACTCCTTAAAGGGAAAAAAGAGCCGCCGAGAGCGTATTCAATGTCCAGCGCTCCCAATGAAAAGTATGTTTCGTTTACCGTGAAAGAGGACGTCTATTATCCGGGAGAAACAAAATATCCTCCTCTCCTCTCTCCGCTTCTCACGTTCCGTACTCCCGTAGGTACGAAGATGAAAATAAAAGGATATACAGGCTCTTACATTGTGGACGAAGCGGTACAAAACGGCTGTGACCATATTCTGCACCTGTGCGCCGGAAGCGGGATAGTACCAAACTATTCCATCATCAAAGACGAACTGAATAACGGCTCCGATAAAAAACATACCCTGATATTTACCAATAAAACCTGGAATGACATTATTTTCAGAGACAGCTTAAATGAGCTGGCAGCCGATTATCCTGATAAATTTAAGATCATACACACTATCACAAGAGAAGAAAACAGCAAACTCGAATCAAGGGGCGTCCATTTCGGAAGACCTGATATCGATTTGATAAAAAGTCAGATAGACGACATTGATTCCACGGTGGCTTTTGTCTGTGGTCCGGCAATTACAGGAATAGAGAAGAAAAAAGCGAAAGAAGCCGGAGTTGAACCCACGCCGCGGTTTGTCAATACGATGCTTGAGTATGTTGAAAAGATTGGTATTCCCTCCGACCGGGTTAAAAAAGAGAGCTGGTAA
- a CDS encoding sodium:solute symporter — MEPNFSSLVPPLVAIFLAVWTRQVYLSLFFGIFAGYTILAGWNPFVGFGDSLEGLLLVFESHSNSSVIIFSVLMGVLITYTQASGGVTGFINWIESKNLIKSRRSAGLLAWALGVVIFVETNITILVTGTVCRPIFDRYKISREKLAYIVDSTSAPVCVMIPLNAWGAFVIGLLVEQGIEHPVSVFVKSIPLNFYAIIALLLVVVTVMSQKEIGPMKAAEERAKNSINPVAEAPKESSDEMKNPRAVNMLLPIGVMVGMMPVGLYITGDGNIMNGEGSASVLLAVMTAIFVAAGLYKVQGVMNLEGLSRNFVTGARALLPMAILMMLAFAIGDLTVKMGTGVYVAGVIGPWLNPILIPALLFLVSAAISFSTGTSWGTFAIMIPIAVPLVSSVGGALPLSLAAVLGGGVFGDHCSPISDTTIISSLVSMTDHIEHVKTQLPYALVAAAATTLFFIIAAAI; from the coding sequence ATGGAACCCAACTTTTCATCACTCGTTCCGCCGTTAGTGGCCATATTTCTGGCTGTCTGGACAAGGCAGGTGTATCTCTCGCTATTTTTCGGCATCTTCGCCGGTTACACTATTCTCGCGGGATGGAATCCGTTTGTGGGATTCGGAGATTCGCTTGAGGGATTGCTTTTGGTGTTTGAGAGCCACTCCAACAGCAGCGTGATAATTTTCAGTGTCCTTATGGGAGTCCTTATAACCTATACTCAGGCATCGGGCGGAGTGACCGGGTTTATCAATTGGATAGAAAGTAAGAATCTTATCAAGTCGCGGCGTTCGGCAGGTCTTCTCGCCTGGGCTTTAGGCGTGGTGATATTTGTGGAAACGAACATTACAATTCTTGTAACAGGCACCGTTTGCAGACCGATATTCGACCGCTATAAAATTTCCCGGGAGAAGCTGGCGTACATCGTTGACAGCACATCGGCTCCTGTCTGCGTGATGATACCTTTAAACGCATGGGGCGCGTTTGTAATAGGTCTGTTGGTTGAGCAGGGGATAGAGCATCCCGTCTCAGTTTTCGTCAAGAGTATCCCTCTGAATTTTTATGCAATAATCGCGCTGCTGTTGGTTGTGGTTACAGTAATGTCGCAGAAAGAAATCGGTCCGATGAAAGCCGCTGAGGAGAGAGCTAAAAACTCTATCAATCCTGTCGCGGAAGCGCCAAAAGAATCAAGCGATGAAATGAAAAACCCGCGGGCTGTCAATATGCTTCTTCCAATTGGGGTGATGGTGGGGATGATGCCGGTAGGATTGTACATCACCGGCGACGGCAATATTATGAATGGAGAAGGTTCCGCTTCTGTTCTTCTGGCAGTTATGACCGCGATCTTTGTCGCAGCGGGATTATATAAAGTTCAGGGTGTGATGAATCTCGAGGGGCTAAGCAGGAATTTTGTGACTGGTGCGCGGGCGCTTCTGCCAATGGCAATATTAATGATGTTGGCATTTGCAATCGGCGACCTGACCGTCAAGATGGGAACGGGAGTATACGTCGCCGGAGTAATTGGCCCCTGGCTGAATCCGATACTCATTCCGGCTCTGCTGTTTTTGGTCTCTGCGGCAATTTCTTTTTCCACAGGAACCTCATGGGGCACATTCGCCATTATGATTCCTATCGCTGTTCCACTGGTGAGCAGCGTAGGCGGCGCGCTCCCTCTTTCGCTTGCGGCTGTTCTCGGAGGAGGAGTGTTCGGCGACCACTGCTCTCCGATTTCTGACACCACAATCATTTCAAGCCTTGTCTCGATGACAGACCATATTGAGCATGTAAAGACACAATTGCCTTATGCATTGGTCGCCGCGGCAGCCACCACATTATTTTTTATCATCGCTGCGGCAATATAA
- the arcC gene encoding carbamate kinase — protein sequence MSRSDSKRIVIAFGGNAIVSTGQRGTVAEQFANVRKSLLSIAKILKIGYDVIITHGNGPQVGDALLRAEMASDVVPVNPLGVCVAETEGTMGYMIQQTLMNVLHTAKIKRPVVTLLSQLLVDPNDKAFDNPSKPIGPEYAEWEAVKLQHERGWKLKKNSHGKYRRVVASPVPLELLEADVLKLLVENGSVVIAAGGGGIPVCKDKNGIIDGVDAVIDKDLASALLGEVVGASHLILATAVDGAYLNFNTQGQELLKELKVNDAHRFLEVGHFPAGSMGPKIQAAINFCENGGDKAIICSVDEIVNALEGKSGTTLTL from the coding sequence ATGAGCAGGAGTGATTCCAAGCGCATCGTTATCGCTTTCGGAGGGAATGCCATTGTTTCCACCGGTCAGCGGGGAACCGTAGCCGAGCAATTCGCCAACGTTCGCAAGTCCCTGTTGAGCATAGCGAAAATCCTGAAGATTGGATATGATGTTATCATTACGCATGGGAACGGGCCGCAGGTTGGTGACGCGCTCCTTCGGGCGGAGATGGCGAGCGATGTTGTTCCTGTAAATCCGTTAGGAGTTTGCGTGGCGGAAACTGAAGGCACGATGGGATATATGATTCAGCAGACTCTTATGAACGTGCTCCATACCGCAAAGATCAAGCGACCGGTAGTGACTCTGCTTTCTCAATTGCTCGTTGACCCGAATGACAAGGCGTTTGATAATCCTTCTAAACCTATCGGTCCTGAATACGCTGAATGGGAGGCTGTGAAACTTCAGCACGAAAGAGGCTGGAAACTGAAGAAAAATTCGCACGGAAAATACAGACGAGTGGTTGCTTCTCCGGTTCCGTTGGAACTATTAGAGGCAGATGTTCTCAAGCTGCTTGTGGAGAACGGCAGCGTGGTAATAGCCGCCGGCGGCGGAGGAATTCCCGTCTGCAAAGACAAAAATGGAATAATTGACGGCGTTGACGCGGTGATTGATAAAGACCTGGCATCAGCCCTTTTAGGAGAAGTAGTGGGAGCGTCTCATCTCATTTTGGCGACTGCCGTTGACGGAGCATATCTGAATTTTAACACGCAAGGCCAGGAGCTGCTGAAGGAGCTGAAGGTAAACGATGCTCACAGGTTCTTGGAAGTAGGTCATTTCCCGGCAGGCTCAATGGGGCCGAAGATTCAGGCAGCAATAAATTTTTGTGAGAACGGAGGAGATAAGGCGATTATCTGTTCCGTGGATGAAATCGTAAACGCCCTTGAGGGCAAAAGCGGGACGACACTGACATTATGA